In one Lachnospiraceae bacterium GAM79 genomic region, the following are encoded:
- a CDS encoding ferrous iron transport protein A: protein MMPLTFMNIGETKTITKVGGKNETRQFLEKLGFVVGGEVTVVSEINGNMIVNVKESRVAIGKDMAAKIMV from the coding sequence ATGATGCCTTTAACTTTTATGAATATTGGAGAAACAAAGACCATTACCAAAGTTGGTGGAAAAAATGAAACAAGACAGTTTCTTGAGAAGCTTGGTTTTGTCGTGGGTGGAGAAGTAACAGTTGTTTCAGAGATAAACGGTAACATGATTGTAAATGTAAAAGAATCCAGAGTTGCCATCGGAAAAGATATGGCAGCCAAAATTATGGTATAA